The following proteins are encoded in a genomic region of Zea mays cultivar B73 chromosome 9, Zm-B73-REFERENCE-NAM-5.0, whole genome shotgun sequence:
- the LOC118473315 gene encoding uncharacterized protein, whose product MPSRLKLQGASVPEGALSLARWNPVLLQQRVSDLEAANADMAQQYSDLEEKHSQGQAELARRCSDLEEKYSQGQTELARVFASLNDANTLNSILRAQLNSEKEEKRALVTSRDNLDRLYRDASNSLTILERSHRFTREELDNHRYKLQESLDDVIRLRQLVSTKDAVIKDLLASKKSVAQELETARLAVKVAEETSATLRTQRDKAMDKAIRAGRILMRRPGVVVPDDIRADVNAGPDSSSCPSSSVAPEKNIAK is encoded by the exons ATGCCTAGTcggctgaagttgcagggtgcttctgtcccagaaggagctttgtctctggcgcgttggaatccagtgctacTTCAGCAGCGTGTAtctgacttagaggcggcaaATGCTG ATATGGCTCAGCAgtattctgatcttgaagaaaaacattctcaaggtcaagCTGAACTAGCCCGGCGgtgctctgatcttgaagaaaagtattctcaaggtcagactgaactggcccgggtttttgcttctctgaatgatgctaacacgctgaactctatTCTCCGTGCTCAGCtcaactctgaaaag gaagaaaaacgtgccctcgttacttctcgtgacaaccttgacaggctatatcgtgacgccagcaactcattgaccatcttggagaggagtcatcgcttcaccagggaggagttagacaatcatcgttataagctgcaagaaTCCTTGGATGATGTGATTCGCCTCAGACAATTGGTGTCGACCAAAGatgctgtcatcaaggatctgcttgcttccaagaaatctgtcgcccaggagttagaaaccgctcggttggctgtcaaggttgctgaagagacttctgctactctgaggacccagcgcgataaagctatggataaagctattcgcgcggggcggatcctgatgaggaggcctggtgtggttgttcctgacgacataagggctgatgtgaacgctggtCCTGATTCCTCTAGTTGCCCCTCttcatcggttgctcctgagaagaacattgcCAAATAG